A single region of the Cyanobacteria bacterium FACHB-DQ100 genome encodes:
- a CDS encoding S-layer homology domain-containing protein, translating into MSQNYFAFLGNATLAAAILVLAQAKGVSATPSQIGQLDAASVASQSHVQPLADASSQLKDDDKKEREDDEVKKLPKSVSSAVLKDAAKRTGADIATLRIVNVEQYDWSNGCLELTSGQMRCLQAMAQGYKVVVMREQQYWVYYSSASGSTISYDEAMSQRLIAQSTAEVTRSQTVMSTSTQSMSMTSTQSMSMTSTQSMGTQSMSNAETMASAEQSSSSTASMSQSSTTTATSATMMSFTDVSTSYWASSFISELAKLTIVEGFPDGSFRPEEVMTKAQFAAVIRKAFEQAKMRNAIAFQDVSESYWAYSAISKAYEMGFLGVNAENQFNPNSRLTRLDILVALATSLNYTTVSGSVEKILSVYSDAATIPVQYRSLIAALTERGIIVSYPQTSRLDLTRVVTRSEVSAFVYQFLASTGKVEKISSPYIIQSEEISSRSKPTGKQHCNQGIGNGSEGCDPGNSRPHGGSNDEAGRTPGNR; encoded by the coding sequence ATGAGCCAAAACTATTTTGCTTTCCTCGGTAATGCTACTTTAGCAGCCGCTATTCTCGTGCTTGCTCAAGCTAAAGGTGTTTCAGCAACACCTTCACAAATTGGTCAACTCGATGCAGCTTCGGTGGCTTCACAATCTCATGTACAGCCGCTTGCTGATGCCAGCAGCCAATTGAAAGATGACGACAAGAAAGAACGTGAGGATGATGAGGTCAAGAAGCTGCCCAAATCGGTTTCTTCTGCTGTTCTCAAAGATGCAGCAAAACGGACTGGTGCAGATATCGCGACCTTGCGGATTGTTAACGTCGAACAGTACGACTGGTCTAATGGTTGCTTAGAGTTAACCAGCGGACAAATGCGTTGCCTTCAAGCAATGGCGCAAGGCTATAAAGTCGTTGTGATGCGCGAGCAGCAGTATTGGGTCTACTACAGTAGCGCATCTGGCTCAACGATCTCCTACGACGAAGCAATGTCCCAAAGGCTGATTGCCCAATCCACTGCTGAGGTTACTCGATCGCAAACCGTAATGAGCACCAGCACTCAGAGTATGAGTATGACCAGCACTCAGAGTATGAGTATGACCAGCACTCAAAGCATGGGCACTCAGAGTATGAGCAATGCTGAAACTATGGCTAGTGCAGAACAAAGCTCCAGCAGCACAGCTTCAATGTCACAAAGTAGCACCACAACTGCTACCAGCGCGACAATGATGAGCTTTACAGATGTCTCGACAAGCTACTGGGCGAGTTCATTTATCTCTGAACTGGCTAAGCTGACGATCGTTGAAGGCTTTCCAGATGGCAGTTTCCGTCCTGAGGAAGTCATGACCAAAGCACAATTTGCAGCAGTGATTCGCAAAGCCTTTGAGCAGGCTAAAATGCGAAACGCGATCGCGTTTCAAGATGTTTCTGAGAGCTACTGGGCTTACAGTGCCATCAGCAAAGCGTATGAGATGGGTTTCTTGGGTGTAAACGCAGAGAATCAATTCAACCCGAACAGCCGTCTCACCCGCCTAGACATCTTGGTTGCGTTGGCAACTTCACTCAATTACACGACAGTAAGCGGCTCTGTTGAGAAGATTTTGTCAGTATACAGTGATGCAGCAACTATTCCTGTCCAGTATCGCTCTTTGATTGCTGCTTTGACAGAGCGAGGAATTATTGTCAGCTATCCCCAAACCAGTCGGCTTGACTTAACTCGTGTGGTGACTCGATCAGAAGTCAGTGCCTTCGTCTACCAATTCCTAGCAAGCACTGGGAAAGTTGAAAAAATTTCCTCCCCCTATATCATTCAATCAGAAGAAATCAGCAGCCGTTCTAAGCCGACGGGCAAGCAGCACTGCAATCAGGGAATCGGAAATGGATCAGAAGGGTGCGATCCTGGTAACTCTCGTCCTCACGGTGGTAGTAACGATGAAGCTGGAAGAACACCTGGAAATCGCTAG